In Prevotella sp. oral taxon 475, one DNA window encodes the following:
- a CDS encoding calcium-translocating P-type ATPase, PMCA-type yields the protein MSIETATGQLNTSGLTAKEVIEQRHRYGENMLTPPKRASLWALYIDKYRDPIIQILLVAAAVSLVFCFIDGEFLETLGIFLAVILATTIGFYFERDAAKKFNVLTTLSEEQAVTVRREGETTQIPRHEVVVGDVMVLEVGDEIPADGELLQSADLQIDESSLTGEPIITKHADPSRATEEATYPANIVLRSTMVMSGSGLARVISVGDNTEIGKVASKSTELTAVKTPLNQQLDRLAKLISKVGFGVALSAFIVFLGHDLFTQEVWHTTHYMQMIERVLNYFMMSVTLIVMTVPEGLPMAVTLSLALNMRRMLKSNNLVRKLHACETMGAVTVICTDKTGTLTQNCMQVQELRCFDAESLLKEAIALNTTAHLETQTDDEETSLKGIGNPTEVALLLWLQANGTDYHTLRRLEKIENQLPFSTERKYMATVARVEGKRRLFVKGAPEVVMALCNLPQERVSQINRLLLSYQDRAMRTLAFAYRELVEGETPDLNRLNATHPLCLQAVTAISDPIRSDVPAAVKECINAGIEVKMVTGDTAATAIEIARQIGIWDETTPQEAQITGPDFALLTDEEAYERVKVLRVMSRARPTDKQRLVNLLQKRGEVVAVTGDGTNDAPALNHAHVGLSLGSGTSVAKEASDMTLLDDSFRSIERAVMWGRSLYNNIRRFLFFQLIVNLTALLLVLGGAVIGTEIPLTVTQILWVNLIMDTFAALALASLPPSREVMTERPRPQNAPIISPSMARGIVFCGITFFVLLFTMLIFFQNNASKGVDVHELTLFFTAFVMLQFWNLFNAKTLNSHHSTFRRLYADRGLLFVLLLILGGQWLIVTFGGRMFRTSPLSLGEWTSLVAGSSVVLWTGELWRLFKRRA from the coding sequence ATGAGTATAGAAACAGCAACAGGACAGTTGAACACGAGCGGACTCACTGCCAAAGAGGTGATAGAACAACGCCATCGATATGGAGAAAATATGCTCACACCACCTAAACGAGCGTCGCTTTGGGCCCTTTACATCGACAAATATCGCGATCCCATCATTCAAATACTACTTGTGGCCGCCGCCGTGTCACTGGTATTTTGTTTCATCGACGGCGAATTTCTCGAGACTTTAGGCATCTTTCTGGCTGTGATTTTGGCCACAACCATCGGCTTTTACTTTGAACGCGATGCTGCAAAGAAGTTCAACGTGCTCACCACTTTGAGTGAAGAACAAGCCGTAACCGTGCGACGCGAGGGCGAAACCACGCAGATTCCACGCCACGAGGTGGTTGTGGGCGATGTGATGGTACTGGAAGTAGGCGATGAGATACCGGCCGACGGAGAGCTATTGCAGTCGGCCGACCTGCAAATCGACGAATCTTCGCTCACCGGCGAGCCCATCATCACCAAGCATGCCGACCCCTCTCGTGCCACAGAAGAGGCAACTTATCCCGCCAATATCGTGCTCCGTTCTACCATGGTGATGAGCGGAAGCGGCCTGGCTCGTGTCATTTCGGTGGGCGACAACACCGAAATTGGAAAGGTTGCCAGCAAGTCTACCGAACTAACGGCCGTGAAAACGCCCCTCAATCAGCAGCTCGACCGACTGGCCAAGCTCATCAGCAAAGTGGGATTCGGCGTGGCTCTCTCGGCATTCATCGTCTTCCTGGGGCACGATCTCTTCACGCAGGAAGTGTGGCACACCACCCATTACATGCAGATGATCGAGCGTGTGCTGAACTATTTCATGATGTCGGTCACGCTGATCGTGATGACTGTACCCGAAGGATTGCCCATGGCGGTGACCCTTAGCTTGGCATTGAACATGCGACGGATGCTGAAGAGCAACAACCTGGTTCGCAAATTGCACGCTTGTGAGACGATGGGTGCCGTCACAGTGATATGCACTGACAAGACAGGAACGCTGACTCAGAACTGCATGCAGGTGCAAGAACTACGCTGTTTCGATGCCGAAAGTTTGCTCAAAGAGGCCATTGCGCTCAACACAACTGCCCATTTGGAAACTCAAACGGACGATGAAGAGACTTCCCTGAAAGGCATCGGAAACCCTACAGAGGTGGCTTTACTGCTGTGGTTGCAGGCCAATGGTACCGACTATCACACCCTTCGGCGACTGGAAAAGATTGAAAATCAACTGCCTTTCTCCACCGAACGCAAATACATGGCCACTGTTGCGCGGGTCGAAGGCAAACGGAGGCTCTTCGTCAAAGGGGCTCCTGAAGTGGTGATGGCCCTTTGTAACCTACCGCAAGAGCGTGTTTCTCAAATCAATCGATTACTTCTCAGCTATCAAGACCGAGCTATGCGCACGCTGGCCTTTGCCTATCGAGAACTGGTCGAGGGCGAAACTCCCGACCTCAATCGCCTCAACGCCACCCATCCGCTCTGTTTACAGGCCGTCACCGCTATCAGCGACCCCATCCGAAGCGATGTTCCTGCGGCCGTAAAAGAGTGTATCAATGCCGGCATCGAGGTGAAGATGGTGACCGGAGACACTGCTGCCACGGCCATAGAGATAGCCCGACAGATTGGCATTTGGGACGAAACCACTCCCCAAGAGGCACAAATCACCGGGCCCGACTTCGCTCTTCTCACCGACGAAGAGGCCTATGAGCGGGTGAAAGTGCTGCGGGTGATGTCCCGGGCGCGACCCACCGACAAGCAAAGGCTCGTCAATCTGTTGCAAAAACGAGGAGAAGTGGTGGCTGTCACGGGCGATGGAACCAACGATGCGCCCGCTCTCAACCACGCTCATGTAGGCCTTTCGTTGGGCTCAGGCACGAGTGTGGCGAAAGAAGCCTCGGATATGACCCTCCTCGACGACTCTTTCCGTTCCATCGAACGAGCCGTGATGTGGGGTCGTTCGCTGTATAACAACATCCGTCGGTTTCTCTTTTTCCAGCTCATTGTCAATCTCACGGCCCTTCTTTTGGTGTTGGGCGGTGCGGTCATCGGTACAGAAATACCCCTCACCGTTACCCAAATTCTGTGGGTCAATCTGATTATGGACACCTTTGCGGCCCTTGCTTTAGCCTCGTTGCCTCCGTCTCGGGAAGTGATGACAGAGCGTCCGCGTCCTCAAAATGCGCCCATCATCTCGCCATCGATGGCCCGTGGCATTGTGTTTTGCGGTATTACGTTTTTTGTACTGCTTTTTACGATGCTGATTTTCTTCCAAAACAACGCTTCGAAAGGAGTGGATGTGCACGAACTCACCCTCTTTTTCACCGCCTTTGTGATGCTTCAGTTCTGGAATCTCTTCAACGCAAAGACGCTCAACTCTCATCATTCCACTTTCCGCCGACTGTATGCCGACCGCGGATTGCTCTTCGTCCTGCTGCTCATCCTTGGTGGACAGTGGCTCATTGTCACCTTTGGCGGCAGAATGTTCCGCACCTCTCCCCTCTCACTCGGCGAGTGGACGAGCCTTGTGGCAGGCTCTTCGGTGGTGTTGTGGACGGGCGAACTGTGGCGACTTTTCAAACGAAGAGCCTGA
- a CDS encoding RNA methyltransferase: MRKLRTIEMRRLSVEAFKEAPKRPLIVVLDNVRSLHNVGSVFRSCDAFCIEAVYLCGITATPPSAEIHKTALGAEDSVAWLHFEHTEDAVQQLRESGALVYAVEQTEGSTMLQNFCTESGKRYAVVLGNEVKGVQQSVVDLCDGCIEIPQFGTKHSLNVSVAAGIVIWELAKQLKRSIT, encoded by the coding sequence ATGCGCAAGCTCCGCACCATAGAAATGCGTCGCCTGTCGGTAGAAGCATTTAAAGAGGCCCCGAAACGGCCGCTCATCGTTGTGTTAGACAATGTCCGATCGTTGCATAACGTAGGTTCGGTGTTCCGTTCCTGCGATGCGTTCTGCATCGAAGCCGTCTATCTTTGCGGCATAACGGCCACGCCGCCCAGTGCCGAAATACACAAAACAGCACTGGGAGCGGAAGACAGTGTGGCTTGGTTGCACTTCGAACACACCGAAGATGCCGTGCAACAGTTGCGCGAGAGCGGTGCATTGGTTTACGCCGTGGAGCAAACCGAAGGGTCGACAATGCTGCAAAACTTCTGCACAGAATCGGGAAAACGCTATGCCGTGGTGCTGGGAAACGAGGTGAAGGGGGTTCAACAAAGCGTGGTCGACCTCTGCGATGGCTGTATTGAGATTCCGCAATTTGGCACCAAGCACTCGCTGAACGTATCGGTTGCCGCAGGAATTGTTATTTGGGAATTGGCCAAACAGCTGAAACGATCAATCACTTAG
- a CDS encoding SufE family protein yields MTTPPKSILSLQEEVIEEFSAFDDWMDKYQMLIDLGNELPPLDAKYKVEENLIEGCQSRVWLQCDLRDGLLEFSADSDALITKGIIALLIRVISGHTPKEIIETDLHFIDAIGLKDHLSPTRSNGLLSMVKQIKAYAVAYSQA; encoded by the coding sequence ATGACGACACCCCCAAAAAGCATCCTCTCGCTGCAAGAAGAGGTGATAGAAGAGTTCTCGGCGTTCGACGATTGGATGGACAAATACCAAATGCTCATCGACCTGGGCAACGAACTTCCACCCTTGGATGCCAAGTATAAAGTGGAAGAAAACCTCATTGAGGGTTGCCAAAGCCGAGTGTGGCTGCAATGCGACCTAAGAGACGGACTCTTAGAGTTCAGTGCCGACAGCGATGCACTCATCACCAAGGGCATCATCGCCCTGCTCATACGGGTCATTAGCGGACATACACCGAAGGAAATCATCGAAACCGATCTCCATTTCATCGACGCCATCGGTCTGAAAGATCATCTTTCACCTACCCGTTCCAATGGTTTACTCTCGATGGTGAAGCAAATCAAGGCCTATGCCGTGGCTTACAGTCAGGCCTAA
- a CDS encoding peptidase U32 family protein: protein MNEKKTADFEVMAPVGSRESLVAAVQAGADSVYFGIGQLNMRSHSANHFTLEDLNDIARTCQQHGMKSYLTVNTVIYDNDLATMRTIIDAAKEAQVSAVIASDVAVMMYCRQVGVEVHLSTQLNISNIEALKFYAQFADVAVLARELNMEQVQHIAREIDKQHITGPNGQPIRIEMFCHGALCMAVSGKCYMSLHDANRSANRGECVQICRRSYTVTDNETGHQLEIDNKYIMSPKDLKTVRFIDRMMEAGVRVFKIEGRARGPEYVYTVVRCYQEAIRSVSDGTFTEEKKQEWDERLAKVFNRGFWDGYYQGQTMGEWTKNYGNKATEKKVLAGKVIKYFSRLGVAEIAVEASEVSVGDALLITGPTTGVLYLNATEIRYELQPVERAEKGTRVSIPVPEKVRPNDKVFILKS from the coding sequence ATGAACGAGAAGAAGACAGCAGATTTTGAGGTCATGGCCCCCGTTGGTTCGCGAGAGAGCCTCGTTGCAGCCGTGCAAGCAGGAGCAGACTCGGTTTATTTTGGTATCGGACAGTTGAATATGCGCTCCCATTCGGCCAATCATTTCACTCTCGAAGACCTCAACGACATCGCTCGCACTTGCCAACAACACGGCATGAAGAGCTATCTCACGGTGAATACCGTCATTTACGACAACGATTTAGCCACCATGCGTACCATCATCGATGCGGCCAAAGAGGCCCAAGTCTCGGCGGTGATTGCCAGCGACGTAGCAGTGATGATGTATTGCCGGCAGGTGGGAGTAGAGGTTCATCTCTCTACGCAGCTCAACATCTCGAACATCGAAGCCCTGAAGTTCTATGCACAGTTTGCCGACGTGGCCGTTCTGGCCCGCGAACTCAACATGGAGCAGGTGCAACACATCGCCCGGGAGATAGACAAACAGCACATTACAGGACCTAACGGACAGCCCATTCGCATCGAAATGTTCTGTCATGGCGCGCTGTGCATGGCCGTAAGCGGGAAGTGTTACATGAGTTTGCACGATGCTAATCGCTCTGCCAACCGCGGAGAATGCGTGCAAATCTGTCGTCGTTCGTACACTGTGACCGACAATGAGACGGGACATCAGCTCGAAATAGACAACAAATACATCATGAGCCCCAAAGATTTGAAAACCGTTCGCTTCATCGATCGCATGATGGAAGCAGGCGTTCGGGTGTTCAAAATCGAAGGGCGAGCCCGCGGACCGGAGTATGTTTACACTGTGGTTCGTTGCTATCAGGAGGCCATCCGGAGCGTTTCAGACGGCACTTTCACCGAGGAGAAAAAACAAGAGTGGGACGAACGACTGGCCAAAGTGTTCAATCGCGGCTTCTGGGACGGCTATTATCAAGGGCAAACAATGGGCGAATGGACCAAAAACTATGGCAATAAGGCCACCGAAAAGAAGGTATTGGCCGGAAAAGTCATCAAATATTTCTCGCGTTTAGGCGTTGCCGAGATCGCCGTCGAGGCTTCCGAAGTGAGCGTTGGCGACGCTTTGCTCATTACCGGACCAACAACGGGCGTGCTATACCTCAACGCAACGGAGATACGCTACGAGCTTCAGCCGGTAGAACGCGCAGAGAAAGGCACACGGGTGTCTATTCCCGTGCCCGAAAAGGTAAGACCCAACGATAAGGTCTTTATTCTCAAGTCATAG
- a CDS encoding C1 family peptidase — MYRLFVMMAVLTLLSGCGKREPRAGENHLTVDVLLKTTPVKDQGRSALCWVYAMLATIETEHLMRGDSVNLSVSYAARMALTDRARTYYLTRAARPLSQRGMASELLHTIHTHGLLAYDTYSVPRADVFNVLGRRMQNVCRLAIAQREGLSWLNARLDDLADRSLGFLPRTQFMLGAAYTPQEFARSVCRRDEYQALTSFSHHPFYERFALEVPDNYRQDTFLNLPIDSLTNLVERSLRSGHPVCWEGDVSEPGFLFHRGRAVIENRDAAVTQQWRQEEFETFRTTDDHCMAIVGLAHDDSGQKFFICKNSWGPNNPYQGLMFLSFAYFKLKTIAVWAIHH; from the coding sequence ATGTACAGATTATTTGTAATGATGGCCGTGCTGACGCTTCTGTCAGGATGCGGCAAAAGGGAACCCAGGGCGGGCGAAAACCACCTGACGGTAGACGTGTTGCTTAAAACTACGCCGGTGAAAGACCAGGGACGGAGTGCGCTTTGCTGGGTGTATGCCATGTTGGCCACGATAGAAACGGAGCATTTGATGCGTGGCGACTCGGTGAATCTTTCCGTTTCTTATGCTGCGCGCATGGCTTTGACCGATCGCGCGCGCACCTATTATCTTACGCGTGCAGCCCGTCCGCTTTCTCAAAGGGGAATGGCTTCAGAACTATTGCATACCATTCACACCCACGGACTGCTGGCTTACGATACCTACTCTGTGCCCCGGGCCGACGTATTCAACGTCTTGGGTCGCAGGATGCAGAACGTCTGCCGGTTGGCCATAGCCCAACGAGAGGGCCTTTCATGGCTCAACGCACGGCTCGACGACCTTGCCGACCGCTCGTTGGGCTTTCTTCCGCGCACGCAGTTTATGCTGGGTGCCGCCTATACGCCGCAAGAATTTGCTCGCAGCGTTTGCCGTCGAGACGAGTATCAGGCACTGACCAGCTTTTCGCACCACCCGTTCTACGAGCGGTTTGCACTCGAAGTGCCCGACAATTACCGTCAAGACACGTTTCTCAATCTGCCTATCGACTCGCTCACAAACCTTGTCGAGCGTTCTCTTCGCTCTGGTCATCCCGTGTGTTGGGAGGGAGATGTCAGCGAGCCGGGCTTCCTTTTCCATCGCGGTCGGGCTGTTATCGAGAACCGGGATGCCGCTGTTACGCAACAATGGCGGCAAGAAGAGTTTGAGACATTCCGCACAACCGACGACCATTGCATGGCCATCGTGGGCCTGGCGCACGACGACAGCGGGCAGAAGTTCTTCATTTGCAAAAACTCTTGGGGCCCGAACAACCCTTATCAGGGCTTGATGTTTCTCTCTTTTGCCTATTTCAAACTCAAGACCATTGCTGTTTGGGCAATTCATCATTGA
- the hcp gene encoding hydroxylamine reductase produces MENKMFCFQCQETAKGTGCTVKGVCGKEASTSNYQDLLLGVVRGVATIDRAIRKAGFQSVPKVDTFFVDALFATITNANFDNASILRKVDKGIALKKQLLEIAEKNGVQLPAYHEILWGGEKVDYDAQSLRESVLRNENEDLRSLKELVVLGLKGMAAYYEHASRLGCTRPEITDFMGDALAIIANPDAGMDELLDCVLQTGKWGVDAMALLDKANTGAYGHPEMTRVNIGVGKNPGILISGHDLHDIEDLLRQTEGTGVDVYTHGEMLPAHYYPQLKKYKHLVGNYGNAWWKQREEFATFNGPIVFTTNCIVPPTAKDNYKDRVFTMNSTGFPGWKHIEEGTDGHKDFSEVIALAKTCQAPTEIETGEIVGGFAHNQVFALADKIVEAVKSGAIRKFVVMGGCDGRMKSRNYYTEFARQLPQDVVILTSGCAKFKYNKLNLGDINGIPRVLDAGQCNDSYTWAVVALKLKEIFGAADINDLPLAFNIAWYEQKAVIVLLALLSLGVKNIHIGPTLPAFVSPGVLKVLVEQFGLAGITTVEEDLKVLIGD; encoded by the coding sequence ATGGAGAACAAGATGTTTTGTTTCCAATGTCAGGAAACAGCTAAGGGTACGGGATGTACCGTCAAGGGTGTGTGCGGTAAGGAAGCATCCACCTCTAACTATCAAGACCTGCTGTTAGGTGTGGTTCGTGGCGTGGCCACCATCGACCGTGCCATCCGCAAAGCGGGCTTCCAGAGTGTGCCGAAGGTAGACACGTTCTTTGTAGATGCTCTGTTTGCCACCATCACCAACGCCAACTTCGACAACGCTTCTATCCTCAGAAAAGTAGATAAAGGCATCGCTCTGAAGAAACAACTGTTGGAGATTGCCGAGAAAAACGGAGTGCAACTGCCAGCCTATCACGAGATTTTGTGGGGTGGAGAGAAAGTCGACTACGACGCACAGAGCCTCCGGGAGAGTGTGCTTCGCAACGAAAACGAAGACCTGCGCTCGCTCAAAGAGCTCGTTGTGCTGGGCCTCAAAGGTATGGCGGCTTACTATGAGCATGCCTCGCGCTTGGGATGCACCCGTCCGGAGATAACCGATTTTATGGGCGACGCTTTGGCGATCATCGCCAATCCCGACGCTGGCATGGACGAATTGCTCGACTGTGTGCTCCAAACCGGTAAGTGGGGCGTAGACGCAATGGCCTTATTGGACAAGGCTAACACGGGTGCTTACGGACATCCGGAGATGACTCGGGTGAACATCGGCGTGGGAAAGAATCCCGGAATCCTCATCAGTGGGCACGACCTTCACGACATCGAAGATCTGCTTCGACAAACCGAGGGTACTGGCGTAGATGTCTATACGCACGGAGAAATGCTTCCGGCGCACTACTATCCACAGCTGAAGAAATACAAACATCTCGTGGGCAACTACGGCAATGCTTGGTGGAAGCAACGCGAAGAGTTTGCTACGTTCAACGGTCCCATCGTGTTCACCACCAACTGCATCGTTCCGCCCACGGCGAAAGACAACTATAAAGATCGTGTCTTCACGATGAACTCGACCGGTTTTCCGGGTTGGAAACACATCGAAGAGGGGACTGACGGGCACAAAGACTTTTCCGAGGTGATTGCTTTGGCCAAGACCTGCCAGGCTCCTACTGAGATTGAGACGGGCGAAATCGTGGGCGGCTTTGCCCACAACCAGGTGTTTGCCCTGGCCGACAAGATTGTAGAGGCGGTGAAAAGCGGTGCCATCCGCAAGTTTGTGGTGATGGGCGGATGCGACGGACGTATGAAAAGCCGCAACTATTACACCGAGTTCGCCCGTCAACTGCCGCAGGATGTGGTGATATTGACCTCGGGTTGCGCGAAGTTTAAATACAATAAGCTGAACCTCGGAGACATCAATGGCATCCCAAGGGTGCTCGATGCCGGGCAGTGCAACGACTCTTACACTTGGGCTGTGGTGGCTTTGAAACTCAAAGAAATCTTTGGTGCGGCCGACATCAACGATCTTCCCCTGGCCTTTAACATTGCTTGGTATGAGCAAAAGGCTGTGATCGTGCTATTGGCTCTGCTGTCGTTGGGGGTTAAAAACATCCATATCGGCCCCACGTTGCCGGCCTTTGTCTCGCCGGGTGTTCTGAAAGTGTTGGTAGAACAGTTTGGCTTGGCCGGCATTACCACCGTGGAAGAAGACCTTAAAGTGTTGATTGGCGATTGA
- a CDS encoding nucleotidyltransferase family protein, translating to MKNVAVQQSLLAAETLKREARTEAFLFSVLRNELWGEPLSLSALSHTALQQLLLQARRQTVEGLVAGVLMRGNVQLEREDALLVFSRARMIEQLNHKANRVLIALENVLGAEGIEHLVFKGQTLARLYPHPTERTPGDIDFYCPPTCFRRAVEVLKTQWQVDINEGESQQHHEFSYQDVPLEMHFCMIKFNHSGIQRYWNRLLDSSPRSQTEIDGVCIPTLCPTVNVLYTFLHLYHHLVELGVGLRQFCDLLCLLHHFRTEIDRDALALHLEKMGFRRAFGAVGWILVHRLGLPEEEFPLPLPAKAQRYEKAILDIVFNGGNFGKYISQTAVRSGMRYNIEATVRKFKHYGLFWRLSCREIVATILKEIPHKMLMQIKRPF from the coding sequence ATGAAAAACGTTGCCGTACAACAGAGCCTTCTTGCCGCTGAAACCCTGAAACGGGAAGCCCGAACCGAGGCTTTCCTCTTCTCGGTGCTCCGCAACGAGCTGTGGGGCGAACCTTTATCTCTTTCCGCACTCTCGCATACGGCCCTACAACAGTTGCTGTTGCAGGCGCGGCGGCAAACCGTTGAAGGACTTGTTGCCGGCGTTTTGATGCGTGGAAACGTACAGTTGGAGCGGGAGGATGCCCTTTTGGTCTTTTCAAGAGCAAGAATGATCGAGCAGTTGAACCACAAAGCCAATCGCGTACTGATTGCATTGGAGAACGTGTTGGGTGCAGAGGGCATCGAACACCTGGTTTTTAAGGGGCAGACCCTGGCTCGATTATATCCCCATCCCACCGAGAGAACGCCCGGCGACATCGACTTCTACTGTCCGCCCACTTGTTTCCGGCGGGCCGTCGAGGTGCTGAAAACGCAGTGGCAGGTAGACATCAACGAGGGCGAATCGCAGCAACACCACGAGTTCAGCTACCAAGACGTGCCGCTCGAGATGCACTTCTGTATGATCAAGTTCAACCATTCCGGCATTCAACGCTATTGGAACCGCCTGTTAGACTCCTCTCCTCGCAGCCAAACGGAGATCGACGGGGTGTGCATTCCCACGCTCTGTCCCACCGTGAATGTGCTTTACACCTTTCTGCATCTCTATCATCACTTGGTGGAGCTGGGTGTAGGACTGCGTCAATTCTGCGATCTGCTCTGCCTCTTGCATCATTTTCGCACCGAGATCGATAGAGACGCACTGGCTCTTCATCTCGAAAAGATGGGCTTTCGGCGAGCTTTCGGCGCTGTGGGATGGATTCTTGTCCACCGATTGGGCCTGCCCGAAGAAGAATTTCCTCTCCCTCTGCCTGCTAAGGCTCAGCGATACGAAAAGGCCATCTTGGACATCGTCTTCAACGGAGGGAATTTTGGGAAGTACATCTCTCAGACAGCGGTGCGTTCGGGCATGCGTTACAACATCGAAGCCACGGTTCGTAAGTTCAAGCACTACGGTCTTTTCTGGCGTCTTTCCTGTCGGGAAATCGTAGCCACTATCCTCAAAGAGATACCGCATAAGATGCTGATGCAAATCAAACGCCCCTTCTAA
- a CDS encoding nucleoside-diphosphate sugar epimerase/dehydratase, with translation MNLFSKIIDWYFKKESLPYWCIFLIDCTICFLSGIFVFALFFKIPKTVANIAPISTTLLFYLFFNILGFRWFHTYSGVIRYSSFVDLKRVAYAMTGSFLAVTLIHYPIIFYPPIHSWILPLNLRHIVSIYIVSTILLWTFRIVIKGIYDTAFDNEKAKRALIYGVKEGGVGLAKNIASQKPQQFRLFGFIAHEDGFANRYLMGKKVYPFSEELRDVIRENRINAVLVSPLRNDAFRDNSALQDLLINAGVRIYMTEGVQEWDNTSSNQLVNTLKEISIEDLLPRDQIQIDMESVGHLLAGKKILITGSAGSIGSEMVRQICLFSPAELMLVDQAETPQHDIRLMMAHEHPHIKTSTVIASIANKDRMERIFADFRPDYVFHAAAYKHVPMMENNPSESIQNNVWGTKVVADLSWAYGVKKFVMVSTDKAVNPTNVMGCSKRICEIYVQSLDKAEKEGKVPGSTQFVTTRFGNVLGSNGSVIPLFERQIKAGGPVTVTHPDIIRFFMLIPEACKLVLEAGTKGHGGEIFVFDMGKPVRIADLAKRMILLSGAKNVQIEYTGLRAGEKLYEEVLNDEEGTLPSFNPKVRIAKVREYDYEQVNRDVEELVSISHTYNEMAIVKKMKEMVPEFKSKNSIYAELDA, from the coding sequence ATGAATCTGTTTAGTAAAATTATCGACTGGTACTTCAAAAAAGAGTCGTTGCCCTATTGGTGCATTTTTTTGATTGACTGTACCATTTGTTTTTTGTCGGGGATCTTTGTCTTTGCCCTATTCTTCAAGATACCGAAGACGGTGGCAAACATCGCCCCCATCAGCACCACACTGCTGTTCTACCTCTTCTTCAACATCCTGGGGTTTCGCTGGTTCCATACCTATTCGGGCGTCATCCGCTACTCCTCCTTTGTGGATCTCAAGCGGGTGGCCTACGCGATGACCGGTTCTTTCCTGGCCGTAACGCTCATTCATTACCCCATCATCTTTTATCCGCCCATCCACTCCTGGATTCTGCCGCTCAATCTGCGGCACATCGTCTCCATCTACATCGTGTCTACCATCTTGTTGTGGACGTTCCGCATTGTGATCAAGGGCATTTACGACACCGCTTTCGACAACGAGAAAGCCAAACGGGCTCTCATCTACGGCGTGAAAGAGGGAGGCGTAGGACTGGCAAAGAACATTGCCTCGCAGAAACCTCAGCAGTTTCGGCTCTTTGGCTTCATTGCTCACGAGGATGGCTTTGCCAATCGCTATCTCATGGGCAAGAAAGTATATCCCTTTAGCGAGGAACTGCGAGATGTCATCCGGGAAAACCGAATCAATGCCGTACTGGTTTCGCCACTGCGCAATGATGCTTTCCGTGACAATAGTGCCCTGCAAGACTTGTTGATCAATGCCGGCGTGCGTATATACATGACCGAGGGCGTGCAGGAATGGGACAATACCTCTTCCAATCAGCTGGTCAACACGCTCAAAGAAATCAGTATCGAAGACCTCTTGCCTCGCGATCAGATACAGATCGACATGGAGAGCGTGGGCCATCTGTTGGCCGGAAAGAAGATTCTCATCACGGGTTCGGCGGGCAGTATCGGGTCGGAGATGGTGCGGCAGATCTGTCTTTTCTCGCCGGCCGAGCTGATGCTGGTAGACCAGGCAGAGACTCCGCAACACGATATCCGACTGATGATGGCGCACGAACATCCCCACATCAAGACTTCTACCGTGATTGCATCCATCGCCAACAAAGATCGCATGGAACGAATCTTTGCCGATTTCCGCCCCGACTATGTCTTTCATGCTGCCGCTTACAAGCATGTGCCCATGATGGAGAACAACCCCAGCGAGAGCATTCAGAACAATGTGTGGGGCACAAAGGTAGTGGCCGACTTGAGTTGGGCCTACGGTGTGAAGAAGTTTGTGATGGTTTCCACCGACAAAGCCGTCAATCCCACCAACGTAATGGGCTGTTCTAAACGCATCTGCGAAATCTATGTGCAGAGCTTAGACAAAGCCGAGAAAGAAGGAAAGGTGCCCGGCAGTACGCAGTTTGTCACCACCCGCTTCGGAAACGTTTTGGGTTCGAACGGTTCGGTCATTCCTTTGTTCGAGCGACAGATCAAAGCCGGCGGACCGGTTACCGTCACTCATCCCGACATCATTCGCTTCTTCATGCTCATTCCCGAAGCTTGTAAGTTGGTGTTAGAGGCCGGAACGAAGGGGCATGGCGGCGAAATATTCGTCTTCGACATGGGAAAACCCGTCAGAATAGCCGACCTCGCCAAGCGCATGATTCTGCTTTCGGGAGCCAAGAACGTGCAGATTGAATACACCGGTCTGCGTGCCGGAGAGAAGCTTTACGAGGAAGTGCTCAACGATGAGGAAGGAACGCTACCCTCATTCAACCCCAAAGTGAGGATTGCCAAGGTGCGTGAATACGATTATGAGCAAGTGAATCGAGACGTAGAAGAGCTCGTTTCCATCTCGCACACTTACAACGAGATGGCCATTGTCAAGAAGATGAAGGAGATGGTACCCGAGTTTAAGAGCAAAAACTCGATCTACGCAGAACTGGACGCATGA